The sequence CTGAGCTTCGCGCAGATCGGCACCTCCACCATCCAGAGCCGCGCCGAGGCAGCGCTGTGCCGTGGCACCTACGTGTTCCTCCTACCGGGCTCGCCGCGCGCGGTCACGCTGGCGATGGACGACATCTTGCTGCCGCAGCTGGACAACCGGCACCGGCCCTGCAACTTCGTGGAGCTGCTCCCGCGGATCCGATCGCAGCCGTCGTAGCCCGGCTACGCCTCGAGCCTGATCCCGCGGTCGAGATCGAAGCTATCGCCGGGCAGCGCGATGCGAAACCCCAGCGACTCGGCACGCGTGCGGTGCACCTCGAGGTCGTCCTCGTGGTGCATCAGCACCAGCTTCGCGCGTACCGCCGCCGGCAGCTGCTCGAGCATGCCGAATGCACCGTGGACCTGCCCGGGGTACTCGGCGAACGTGCAGTCGTGGAAGAAGATCGTCGTGCGCGGCTCGAGGGCGGTGAGCAGTGCGGCGTCGACGATGCTGTCGCCGCTCCACCATGCCACGCGGCCGCTGTCGCCCAGCTCGATCTCGAGCGACGTGGACGGCTTGCCGGGCACGTGTACCGTCTCGCGCGTGACCAGCCGCAGGGGCCCGTGCTCGAAGCGCTCGGCGTGGGGCCACGCGTTGTTCTTGGGTGGCTCGCGCCCGCAGGCCTCGAGCACCTCGAAGTAGTGCGCGAGCGTGCCGCCGCGCGGGTCGTCGCCACCGGGCACGTAGCGCAGCGAGGGCGCCAGCGTCTCCCAGACCTCCTCGCGCACCGCCGCGTGGCAGACCAGCTTGATGCGGGGCCCGCCAT is a genomic window of Deltaproteobacteria bacterium containing:
- a CDS encoding MBL fold metallo-hydrolase; protein product: MSAAPEPAHRLRLLGAGGAFSRRYGTTCAELRMPDHKRWLIDCGRQAPDQLHAVGLRWHDIEGQIITHVHGDHVFGLEDFAFQRFFVDEPDVSSVRNGGPRIKLVCHAAVREEVWETLAPSLRYVPGGDDPRGGTLAHYFEVLEACGREPPKNNAWPHAERFEHGPLRLVTRETVHVPGKPSTSLEIELGDSGRVAWWSGDSIVDAALLTALEPRTTIFFHDCTFAEYPGQVHGAFGMLEQLPAAVRAKLVLMHHEDDLEVHRTRAESLGFRIALPGDSFDLDRGIRLEA